The following coding sequences are from one Streptomyces sp. NBC_01485 window:
- a CDS encoding Asp23/Gls24 family envelope stress response protein, which produces MTESTQQNRTQTPDDSGTEPLQARKAARRGGGTAATRGRTTIADGVVEKIAGLAARDVLGVHAMGSGLSRTFGAVRDRVPGGSKSVTRGVKAEVGEVQTALDLEIVVDYGVAIADVAQAVRENVIAAVERMTGLEVVEVNIAVSDVKLPDEEDEEPEPRIQ; this is translated from the coding sequence ATGACCGAGTCAACGCAGCAGAACCGGACGCAGACCCCCGACGACAGCGGCACCGAGCCGCTCCAGGCCCGCAAGGCCGCCCGACGAGGCGGCGGGACCGCGGCGACCCGCGGGCGGACCACCATCGCCGACGGAGTCGTGGAGAAGATCGCGGGCCTCGCGGCCCGGGACGTGCTCGGCGTCCACGCGATGGGCAGCGGCCTCAGCCGCACCTTCGGCGCCGTCCGGGACCGGGTGCCCGGCGGCTCGAAGTCGGTGACCCGAGGCGTGAAGGCCGAGGTCGGCGAGGTGCAGACCGCGCTCGACCTGGAGATCGTCGTCGACTACGGCGTGGCCATCGCCGACGTCGCCCAGGCCGTGCGGGAGAACGTGATCGCGGCCGTGGAGCGGATGACCGGACTGGAGGTCGTCGAGGTCAACATCGCGGTGAGCGACGTCAAACTGCCCGACGAAGAGGACGAGGAGCCGGAGCCCCGGATCCAGTGA
- a CDS encoding nucleopolyhedrovirus P10 family protein, with protein sequence MTADGWTSAVRHQLGLGRLLPLGGPRDGAWITEEAAEAALRRAVRGVGGVRLGALRLGPADPEGAYEPVVPAPPSAPAPGPLRVTAECAAATSEPLPTAAARLRSALVTAATERLGLVVTEVDVRVTDLLDEDPPAPRPEQPAAPLPGGPALAGDEAFVAAAALSVPGVTGTSAVRLEDLDERQDATATLPRRHARVEIAVGVAHRAVEVARAVRGVVSETLPDHPTVAVLVTAVG encoded by the coding sequence ATGACGGCGGACGGATGGACGAGCGCGGTACGGCACCAACTGGGCCTCGGCAGACTGCTCCCCCTGGGCGGGCCGCGCGACGGCGCGTGGATCACGGAGGAGGCGGCGGAGGCGGCGCTGCGGCGGGCGGTACGGGGTGTGGGAGGCGTACGGCTGGGGGCGCTCCGGCTGGGGCCGGCGGATCCGGAGGGCGCGTACGAGCCCGTCGTACCGGCCCCGCCGAGCGCGCCGGCGCCGGGACCGCTGCGGGTGACGGCGGAGTGCGCGGCGGCGACGTCCGAGCCGCTGCCGACGGCAGCGGCCCGGCTGCGGAGCGCCTTGGTGACGGCCGCGACGGAGCGGCTCGGGCTGGTGGTGACGGAGGTGGACGTACGGGTGACGGATCTGCTCGACGAGGACCCGCCGGCGCCGCGGCCCGAGCAGCCGGCCGCGCCGCTGCCGGGCGGCCCCGCCCTGGCCGGCGACGAGGCCTTCGTCGCCGCGGCGGCGCTGTCCGTGCCAGGAGTGACGGGCACGAGCGCGGTACGCCTGGAGGACCTCGATGAGCGGCAGGACGCGACGGCGACCCTGCCGCGTCGCCACGCGCGCGTAGAGATCGCGGTCGGCGTGGCCCACCGCGCGGTGGAGGTGGCCCGCGCGGTCCGGGGCGTGGTGTCGGAGACCCTGCCGGACCACCCGACGGTCGCCGTACTGGTGACGGCGGTCGGCTGA
- a CDS encoding enoyl-CoA hydratase/isomerase family protein yields MATPDQELVPLLDKDGVRLTVDDTLATVTLVNPAKRNAQSPAMWRALAEAGRLLPGSVRVVVLRGEGKSFSAGLDRQMFTPEGIEGELSFIGLARSGDAELDAAIAGFQEGFTWWRRNDLVSIAAVQGHAIGAGFQLALACDLRVVADDVQFAMRETSLGLVPDLTGTHPLVSLVGYGRAAEICLTGRFVHAEEAVSSGLANIAVPASELDTATRELAAAILAAPREAVIETKALLRGATDRTYDDQRAAERAAQSRRLRDVAGIGE; encoded by the coding sequence ATGGCCACGCCCGACCAGGAACTCGTTCCCCTGCTCGACAAGGACGGCGTACGGCTCACCGTCGACGACACACTCGCCACGGTGACGCTGGTCAACCCGGCCAAGCGCAATGCGCAGAGCCCCGCGATGTGGCGGGCGCTCGCCGAGGCCGGGCGGCTGCTGCCGGGCTCCGTCCGCGTGGTCGTGCTGCGCGGCGAGGGCAAGTCCTTCTCCGCGGGGCTCGACCGGCAGATGTTCACGCCCGAGGGGATCGAGGGCGAGCTGTCCTTCATCGGACTCGCGCGCAGTGGTGACGCCGAACTCGACGCCGCCATCGCCGGGTTCCAGGAGGGCTTCACCTGGTGGCGACGCAACGACCTCGTGTCCATCGCCGCCGTCCAGGGCCATGCCATCGGCGCGGGCTTCCAACTGGCCCTCGCCTGTGACCTGCGCGTCGTCGCCGACGACGTGCAGTTCGCGATGCGGGAGACCAGCCTGGGCCTGGTACCGGACCTGACGGGCACGCACCCCCTCGTCTCCCTGGTCGGCTACGGCCGCGCCGCCGAGATCTGCCTGACCGGCCGGTTCGTGCACGCCGAGGAAGCGGTGAGCTCCGGGCTCGCCAACATCGCCGTGCCCGCGTCCGAACTCGACACGGCGACCCGTGAACTGGCCGCGGCGATCCTGGCCGCCCCCCGCGAGGCCGTCATCGAGACCAAGGCCCTCCTGCGCGGCGCCACCGACCGCACCTACGACGACCAACGCGCCGCCGAACGAGCCGCCCAGTCCCGCCGCCTACGAGACGTGGCAGGCATCGGCGAGTAA
- a CDS encoding helix-turn-helix domain-containing protein, whose amino-acid sequence MAETLKKGSRVTGAARDKLAADLKKKYDSGASIRALAEETGRSYGFVHRMLSESGVTLRGRGGATRGKKAASS is encoded by the coding sequence GTGGCCGAGACTCTGAAGAAGGGCAGCCGGGTAACCGGCGCCGCGCGCGACAAGCTCGCGGCAGACCTGAAGAAGAAGTACGACTCCGGTGCGAGCATCCGAGCGCTGGCCGAGGAGACCGGCCGCTCGTATGGCTTCGTGCACCGGATGCTCAGCGAGTCGGGCGTCACGCTTCGTGGGCGTGGCGGGGCGACTCGAGGCAAGAAGGCTGCCTCGTCCTGA
- a CDS encoding ABC-F family ATP-binding cassette domain-containing protein, whose translation MISASGIELRAGARILIENASFRVAKGDRIGLVGRNGAGKTTLTKVLAGEGIPAGGQVTRSGEVGYLPQDPRTGDLDVLARDRILSARGLDVLIRKMRENEQRIANGSGATRDKAMRQYERQETEFLTKGGYSAEAEASTIAAALNLPDRVLGQPLHTLSGGQRRRVELARILFSDADTLLLDEPTNHLDADSIVWLRDYLKTYRGGFIVISHDVDLVETVVNKVFYLDANRSQIDVYNMGWRLYQQQREADEKRRKRERQNAEKKAAALHSQADKMRAKATKTVAAQNMAKRADRLLAGLEAVRVSDKVAKLRFPEPSPCGKTPLMAEGLSKSYGSLEIFTDVDLAIDKGSRVVILGLNGAGKTTLLRLLGGAEKPDTGEVIEGHGLKLGYYAQEHETLDPERTVLENMRSAAPDLDLVEVRKTLGSFLFSGDDVDKPAGVLSGGEKTRLALATLVVSSANVLLLDEPTNNLDPASREEILGALRTYKGAVVLVTHDEGAVEALQPERIILLPDGVEDLWGSDYADLVALA comes from the coding sequence GTGATCTCCGCCTCCGGCATCGAGCTGCGCGCCGGTGCCCGCATCCTCATCGAGAACGCCTCCTTCCGTGTAGCCAAGGGCGACCGCATCGGCCTGGTCGGGCGCAACGGCGCCGGCAAGACCACGCTGACCAAGGTCCTGGCCGGCGAGGGCATTCCCGCCGGCGGCCAGGTCACCCGCTCCGGCGAGGTCGGCTACCTCCCGCAGGACCCCCGCACCGGCGACCTGGACGTCCTCGCCCGCGACCGCATCCTCTCCGCGCGCGGCCTCGACGTCCTGATCCGCAAGATGCGCGAGAACGAACAGCGGATCGCCAACGGCAGCGGCGCCACCCGCGACAAGGCGATGCGCCAGTACGAGCGCCAGGAGACGGAGTTCCTCACCAAGGGCGGCTACTCCGCCGAGGCCGAGGCCTCGACCATCGCCGCCGCGCTCAACCTGCCCGACCGCGTGCTCGGCCAGCCCCTGCACACGCTCTCCGGCGGTCAGCGCCGCCGCGTCGAACTGGCCCGCATCCTGTTCTCCGACGCGGACACCCTGCTCCTCGACGAGCCGACGAACCACCTCGACGCCGACTCGATCGTCTGGCTGCGCGACTACCTCAAGACCTACCGCGGCGGCTTCATCGTCATCAGCCACGACGTCGACCTGGTCGAGACGGTCGTCAACAAGGTCTTCTACCTGGACGCCAACCGCTCCCAGATCGACGTCTACAACATGGGCTGGAGGCTCTACCAGCAGCAGCGCGAGGCCGACGAGAAGCGCCGCAAGCGCGAGCGGCAGAACGCCGAGAAGAAGGCCGCCGCACTCCACTCGCAGGCCGACAAGATGCGCGCCAAGGCCACCAAGACGGTCGCCGCGCAGAACATGGCCAAGCGCGCCGACCGGCTGCTCGCCGGACTCGAGGCGGTCCGGGTCTCCGACAAGGTCGCCAAGCTGCGCTTCCCCGAGCCCTCGCCCTGCGGCAAGACCCCGCTCATGGCGGAGGGCCTGTCGAAGTCGTACGGCTCCCTGGAGATCTTCACCGACGTCGACCTGGCCATCGACAAGGGCTCCCGCGTCGTCATCCTCGGTCTGAACGGCGCGGGCAAGACGACTCTCCTGCGCCTGCTCGGCGGCGCCGAGAAGCCCGACACCGGTGAGGTCATCGAGGGCCACGGCCTCAAGCTCGGCTACTACGCCCAGGAGCACGAGACCCTCGACCCGGAGCGCACGGTCCTGGAGAACATGCGCTCCGCCGCCCCCGACCTCGATCTCGTGGAGGTCCGCAAGACGCTCGGCTCGTTCCTGTTCTCCGGGGACGACGTCGACAAGCCGGCCGGCGTCCTGTCCGGCGGCGAGAAGACCCGGCTCGCCCTCGCCACCCTGGTCGTCTCCTCGGCGAACGTCCTCCTCCTCGACGAGCCCACCAACAACCTCGACCCCGCCAGCCGTGAGGAGATCCTCGGCGCGCTGCGTACCTACAAGGGCGCGGTCGTCCTCGTCACCCACGACGAGGGCGCGGTGGAGGCGCTCCAGCCCGAGCGGATCATCCTGCTGCCCGACGGCGTCGAGGACCTGTGGGGCTCCGACTACGCCGATCTCGTCGCGCTGGCCTGA
- a CDS encoding VOC family protein yields the protein MAGMNGGRPSIYPTVLYTDAKAAIRQLTEALGFTELSVYEGEDGSVMHAELVQGNGAVMLGSKGRGGVFDTAMKGAGPAGVYVVVDDVDAHHRRAVEHGAEILMPPTDQDYGSRDYMARDIEGNLWSFGTYAPEIQG from the coding sequence ATGGCAGGCATGAACGGCGGGCGTCCGAGCATCTATCCGACGGTGTTGTACACCGACGCGAAGGCGGCGATCCGCCAGCTCACGGAGGCCCTGGGGTTCACGGAACTGTCCGTGTACGAGGGCGAGGACGGCTCGGTGATGCACGCCGAGCTGGTACAGGGCAACGGCGCGGTCATGCTCGGCTCGAAGGGCCGCGGCGGTGTCTTCGACACGGCGATGAAGGGCGCGGGCCCGGCCGGGGTGTACGTCGTCGTGGACGACGTCGACGCACACCACCGGCGGGCCGTGGAGCACGGCGCGGAGATCCTGATGCCCCCGACGGACCAGGACTACGGCTCCCGGGACTACATGGCCCGCGACATCGAGGGCAACCTGTGGAGCTTCGGCACGTACGCGCCCGAGATACAGGGCTGA
- a CDS encoding alpha/beta hydrolase, with translation MRTVKATAAAVTAVLAAGAAGVAAGRFASDAALKAPPGRPLPTEPRLTVHGTAAGRITLTRDLAALRPGTHGLSGNGSHAVVGAVLSTAPRSADTVVRRLERVTHGTLNPGDAVWLTPNLYVGNPGSALGLDHADIDIPGELGTLPAWFVPGDRRTWVIAVHGLGTTREHALNLMGFLHRRRFPVLALAYRGDLGAPRSPDGLNHLGTTEWRDLDAAMRYAVRYGAERLVLLGWSTGATMALRAAADSGPRDLVAGLVLDSPVLDWRTTLRALAAARHTPGALLPLAVRAAEGRTGLHGGPGDDGDTAADPARLTVPTLILHGPDDTVAPWKVSRRLADRRPELVALHTVPHAQHGAMWNADPAAYEEALRRFLTPLM, from the coding sequence GTGCGCACTGTCAAAGCGACGGCCGCCGCCGTCACCGCAGTCCTGGCCGCCGGCGCAGCCGGTGTCGCCGCCGGCCGGTTCGCCAGCGACGCCGCGCTGAAGGCGCCGCCCGGCCGGCCGCTGCCCACCGAACCCCGGCTCACCGTGCACGGCACGGCCGCCGGCCGGATCACCCTCACCCGTGACCTGGCCGCCCTGCGCCCCGGCACCCACGGCCTCTCCGGGAACGGCTCCCACGCGGTCGTCGGCGCCGTCCTGTCCACCGCCCCGCGCTCCGCCGACACCGTCGTACGCCGCCTGGAACGGGTCACCCACGGCACGTTGAACCCCGGCGACGCGGTCTGGCTCACGCCGAACCTGTACGTCGGCAACCCCGGCAGCGCCCTCGGCCTGGACCACGCCGACATCGACATCCCCGGCGAACTGGGCACCCTGCCCGCCTGGTTCGTCCCCGGCGACCGCCGCACGTGGGTGATCGCCGTGCACGGCCTGGGCACCACCCGCGAACACGCCCTGAACCTCATGGGCTTCCTGCACCGCCGCCGCTTCCCCGTGCTCGCCCTCGCCTACCGCGGCGACCTGGGCGCACCCCGCTCCCCGGACGGCCTGAACCATCTCGGCACGACCGAGTGGCGCGACCTGGACGCGGCGATGCGGTACGCCGTGCGCTACGGCGCCGAACGCCTCGTCCTGCTCGGCTGGTCCACCGGCGCCACCATGGCCCTGCGCGCCGCCGCCGACTCCGGTCCGCGCGACCTCGTCGCGGGGCTCGTGCTGGACTCCCCGGTCCTCGACTGGCGGACGACCCTGCGCGCCCTCGCCGCCGCCCGGCACACCCCCGGCGCGCTGCTGCCGCTCGCCGTCCGCGCCGCCGAGGGCCGCACCGGCCTGCACGGCGGCCCCGGCGACGACGGCGACACGGCCGCCGACCCGGCCCGGCTGACGGTCCCCACCCTGATCCTCCACGGCCCCGACGACACCGTCGCCCCCTGGAAGGTCTCCCGCCGCCTCGCCGACCGCCGCCCCGAACTGGTCGCCCTCCACACCGTCCCGCACGCCCAGCACGGCGCCATGTGGAACGCCGACCCCGCGGCCTACGAGGAAGCCCTGCGCCGCTTCCTCACCCCCCTGATGTGA
- a CDS encoding class II aldolase/adducin family protein encodes MAEQRNERRNQRGRRTGPEDVRRAWEALVATARRTVTDGLVVGTSGNVSVRVGDTVLVTPSGVPYDRLTPADVTGVDLTGRQVLGTLVPTSELPMHLAVYRGTDAGAVVHTHAVHATAVSTLVDELPRVHYMAGALGGPVRVAPYAAYGTEELAGNVLRALADRTGCLLRNHGTLTYGITLDQAYDRTAQLEWMCRLWLTASSLPGRSPALLTEEQVAEAGERLRGYGQHPSSGGG; translated from the coding sequence ATGGCTGAGCAGCGGAACGAGCGGCGGAATCAGCGGGGGAGGCGTACGGGTCCCGAGGACGTGCGCCGGGCCTGGGAGGCACTCGTGGCGACCGCCCGCCGCACCGTGACCGACGGGCTGGTCGTCGGCACCTCCGGCAACGTCTCCGTGCGCGTCGGCGACACCGTGCTGGTCACACCGTCGGGCGTGCCCTACGACCGGCTCACCCCCGCCGACGTCACCGGCGTCGACCTCACCGGCCGTCAGGTGCTCGGCACCCTGGTCCCGACCAGCGAACTGCCCATGCACCTCGCCGTCTACCGCGGCACCGACGCCGGCGCGGTCGTCCACACCCACGCCGTGCACGCCACGGCCGTCTCGACCCTCGTCGACGAACTGCCCCGCGTCCACTACATGGCGGGCGCGCTCGGCGGCCCCGTCCGGGTCGCCCCCTACGCGGCGTACGGCACCGAGGAACTCGCCGGGAACGTGCTGCGCGCCCTCGCCGACCGCACCGGCTGCCTCCTGCGGAACCACGGCACCCTCACCTACGGCATCACCCTCGACCAGGCCTACGACCGCACGGCCCAACTGGAGTGGATGTGCCGGCTGTGGCTCACGGCCTCGTCGCTCCCCGGCCGCAGCCCCGCCCTCCTGACGGAGGAACAGGTCGCGGAGGCGGGGGAGCGGCTGCGCGGGTACGGCCAGCACCCCTCTTCCGGTGGTGGGTGA
- a CDS encoding inorganic phosphate transporter encodes MENFSLILAIVVVTALAFDFTNGFHDTANAMATTISTGALKPKVAVAMSAVLNLVGAFLSVEVANTISKGLVDETGIRPEVIFAALVGAILWNLLTWLVGLPSSSSHALMGGLIGATIASAGAGAVHGDALVTKVLIPAIAAPIVAGVAALLATRLSYSLGRKADGKAAAKGYRAGQIASAGLVSLAHGTNDAQKTMGIITLALVAGGAVAPDSDPPTWVILSAGLAIALGTYLGGWRIIRTMGKGLTDLQPQQGFAAQTSAATVILASSHLGFSLSTTHSVSGAVMGAGLGRKGGVVRWSTATRMFVAWGLTLPAAALVGALAESVTDLGDWGTAVVAVFLVASSAAIWKISRREVVDASNVNETDEPDATGTTEESPGVITAAIAAVTPPPAGPVTDGLTATIPSPAATSTEPTAV; translated from the coding sequence ATGGAAAACTTCTCGCTGATCCTCGCGATTGTGGTCGTCACCGCACTCGCGTTCGATTTCACGAACGGTTTTCATGACACCGCGAACGCGATGGCCACCACCATCTCGACCGGTGCTCTCAAGCCCAAGGTCGCGGTGGCCATGTCCGCCGTGCTGAACCTTGTGGGCGCTTTCCTCTCCGTGGAGGTCGCCAACACGATCTCCAAGGGTCTCGTCGACGAGACCGGCATCCGTCCCGAGGTCATCTTCGCGGCGTTGGTCGGCGCGATCCTCTGGAACCTGCTGACCTGGCTGGTGGGCCTGCCCTCCAGTTCCTCCCACGCCCTCATGGGCGGCCTGATCGGCGCCACCATCGCCTCGGCCGGCGCCGGCGCGGTGCACGGCGACGCGCTGGTCACCAAGGTGCTGATCCCGGCGATCGCGGCGCCGATCGTCGCCGGCGTCGCGGCTCTGCTCGCGACCCGCCTGTCCTACAGCCTCGGCAGGAAGGCCGACGGCAAGGCCGCGGCGAAGGGCTACCGCGCGGGCCAGATCGCCTCGGCCGGCCTGGTCTCCCTCGCGCACGGCACCAACGACGCGCAGAAGACGATGGGCATCATCACCCTCGCCCTGGTCGCCGGCGGCGCCGTGGCCCCCGACTCCGACCCGCCCACCTGGGTCATCCTCTCCGCCGGTCTCGCGATCGCGCTCGGCACCTACCTCGGCGGCTGGCGCATCATCCGCACCATGGGCAAGGGCCTGACCGACCTTCAGCCGCAGCAGGGCTTCGCCGCCCAGACCAGCGCGGCCACGGTCATCCTGGCCTCCTCCCACCTCGGCTTCTCCCTCTCCACCACGCACTCGGTCTCCGGTGCGGTGATGGGCGCGGGCCTGGGCCGCAAGGGCGGGGTGGTCCGCTGGTCGACGGCGACCCGCATGTTCGTCGCGTGGGGTCTGACGCTCCCGGCGGCGGCCCTGGTGGGCGCGCTGGCCGAGTCGGTCACCGACCTCGGCGACTGGGGTACGGCGGTCGTGGCCGTGTTCCTGGTGGCCTCCAGCGCGGCGATCTGGAAGATCTCGCGGCGCGAGGTCGTCGACGCGTCGAACGTCAACGAGACCGATGAGCCCGATGCGACCGGTACGACCGAGGAGTCGCCGGGCGTGATCACCGCGGCGATCGCAGCGGTGACCCCGCCTCCGGCGGGCCCGGTCACCGACGGCCTGACGGCCACCATCCCGTCCCCGGCCGCCACGTCCACCGAGCCCACGGCCGTCTGA
- a CDS encoding cobalamin biosynthesis protein codes for MRADRVFAYGAAAGLLGDHLLGDPRRGHPVAAFGRAAGAVERVLWRDHRGWGALHTGVCVGGAVALAAGAVRCVRSSRTASVALTAAATWAVVGGTSLAREARAVGRALEAGDVEGARARLPHLCGRDPQALDADGIARAVVESVAENTSDAVVGALVWGAVGGVPGLVGFRAVNTLDAMVGHKSPRHRRYGWASARLDDVAGWPGARLTAVLAAAAGDDPRGAVRAWRTDAAKHPSPNAGPVEASFAGALGVRLGGTLSYGGRVEHRPVLNSPGRAVDVPDIERAVRLSRRVGLLALGVGVAGRLLAKGRRS; via the coding sequence ATGCGTGCCGATCGCGTCTTCGCGTACGGCGCCGCCGCCGGCCTTCTCGGCGACCACCTGCTCGGCGACCCGCGCCGCGGCCATCCGGTGGCCGCGTTCGGGCGGGCCGCGGGCGCCGTGGAGCGGGTGTTGTGGCGCGACCATCGCGGGTGGGGGGCGCTGCACACCGGGGTGTGCGTCGGCGGCGCCGTCGCCCTCGCGGCCGGTGCCGTGCGCTGCGTACGGTCCTCCCGCACCGCCTCCGTCGCCCTCACCGCCGCCGCCACCTGGGCCGTCGTCGGCGGGACCTCGCTCGCGCGCGAGGCGCGGGCCGTCGGGCGGGCGCTGGAGGCCGGGGACGTCGAAGGGGCCAGGGCGCGGCTGCCGCATCTGTGCGGCCGGGATCCGCAGGCGCTGGACGCCGACGGGATCGCCCGGGCCGTCGTCGAGTCAGTCGCCGAGAACACCTCGGACGCCGTGGTGGGGGCCCTGGTGTGGGGAGCCGTGGGCGGGGTGCCCGGGCTCGTCGGGTTCCGCGCCGTGAACACGCTCGACGCCATGGTCGGGCACAAGTCGCCCAGACACCGGCGCTACGGCTGGGCCTCCGCCCGTCTCGACGACGTGGCCGGCTGGCCGGGCGCCCGCCTCACCGCCGTCCTCGCGGCCGCCGCCGGCGACGATCCGCGGGGCGCCGTGCGCGCCTGGCGCACCGACGCCGCCAAGCACCCGAGCCCGAACGCCGGTCCCGTGGAGGCCTCGTTCGCGGGCGCCCTCGGGGTGCGGCTGGGCGGGACGCTGTCCTACGGCGGGCGGGTGGAGCACCGGCCCGTGCTCAACTCCCCGGGCCGCGCCGTGGACGTACCCGACATCGAGCGGGCCGTACGGCTCTCCCGGCGCGTCGGGCTGCTCGCCCTCGGCGTCGGGGTCGCCGGGCGGCTTCTCGCGAAGGGACGCAGGTCATGA
- a CDS encoding cobyric acid synthase, producing the protein MTGGGLLVAGTTSDAGKSVVTAGICRWLVRQGVKVAPFKAQNMSLNSFVTREGAEIGRAQAMQAQACRVEPTALMNPVLLKPGGEQSSQVVLLGKPVGELSARGYHGGRQQKLLGTVLDCLAELRGTYDAVICEGAGSPAEINLRRTDIVNMGIARGARLPVLVVGDIDRGGVFASFFGTVALLSPEDQELVAGFLVNKFRGDVSLLEPGLDMLHGLTGRRTYGVLPFRHGLGIDEEDGLRVSLRGTVRESNTAPPVGEDVLRVAVCAIPLMSNFTDVDALAAEPGVVVRFVDRPEELADADLVVVPGTRGTVRALEWLRERGLADALRRRAAEQRPVLGVCGGFQILGEHIEDDVESRLGQVDGLGLLPVRVRFAREKTLTRPVGEALGEPVEGYEIHHGVAEVTGGEAFLDGCRVGSVWGTHWHGSLESDGFRRAFLREVAAAAGRRFVPAADTSFAGLREEQLDRLGDLIEQHADTDALWRLIESGAPQGLPFIPPGAPA; encoded by the coding sequence ATGACGGGCGGCGGGCTGCTGGTCGCCGGCACCACCTCCGACGCCGGCAAGAGCGTCGTCACGGCCGGCATCTGCCGGTGGCTGGTGCGGCAAGGGGTGAAGGTCGCGCCCTTCAAGGCGCAGAACATGTCCCTCAATTCGTTCGTCACGCGCGAAGGCGCCGAGATCGGGCGGGCCCAGGCCATGCAGGCCCAGGCCTGCCGGGTCGAGCCGACCGCGCTGATGAACCCGGTGCTGCTCAAGCCCGGCGGCGAGCAGAGCAGCCAGGTGGTGCTGCTCGGGAAGCCCGTCGGGGAGCTCAGTGCCCGGGGGTATCACGGGGGGCGGCAGCAGAAACTCCTCGGAACCGTTCTCGACTGCCTCGCCGAGTTGCGGGGCACGTATGACGCGGTGATCTGTGAGGGGGCCGGCTCTCCTGCCGAGATCAATCTTCGGCGGACCGACATCGTGAACATGGGGATCGCGCGGGGCGCGCGGCTGCCCGTGCTCGTCGTCGGCGACATCGACCGCGGCGGGGTCTTCGCGTCCTTCTTCGGGACGGTCGCGCTGCTCTCGCCAGAGGACCAGGAACTCGTCGCCGGGTTCCTCGTCAACAAGTTCCGCGGGGACGTCTCCCTGCTGGAGCCGGGCCTCGACATGCTGCACGGGCTCACCGGGCGGCGGACGTACGGTGTGCTGCCGTTCCGGCACGGCCTCGGCATCGACGAGGAGGACGGCCTGCGCGTCTCCCTGCGCGGGACCGTGCGGGAGTCGAACACCGCCCCGCCCGTCGGCGAGGACGTGCTGCGGGTCGCCGTCTGCGCGATCCCGCTCATGTCCAACTTCACCGACGTGGACGCGCTGGCCGCCGAACCGGGCGTCGTCGTGCGGTTCGTGGACCGGCCCGAGGAACTGGCCGACGCCGACCTGGTCGTCGTACCGGGGACCCGGGGGACCGTGCGCGCCCTGGAGTGGCTGCGGGAACGCGGCCTCGCCGACGCCCTGCGCCGCCGGGCCGCCGAGCAGCGGCCCGTCCTCGGCGTCTGCGGCGGTTTCCAGATCCTCGGCGAGCACATCGAGGACGACGTCGAGAGCCGGCTCGGACAGGTCGACGGGCTCGGCCTCCTGCCCGTCCGGGTGCGGTTCGCCCGCGAGAAGACCCTCACCCGGCCCGTCGGGGAAGCCCTCGGCGAGCCGGTCGAGGGGTACGAGATCCATCACGGGGTCGCCGAGGTCACGGGCGGCGAGGCCTTCTTGGACGGCTGCCGGGTCGGCTCCGTCTGGGGCACGCACTGGCACGGCTCGCTGGAGTCGGACGGGTTCCGGCGGGCGTTTCTGCGCGAGGTGGCGGCCGCCGCGGGCCGGCGTTTCGTGCCCGCCGCCGACACCTCGTTCGCCGGGCTGCGCGAGGAGCAGCTCGACCGGCTCGGCGACCTGATCGAACAGCACGCGGACACCGACGCGCTCTGGCGGCTCATCGAGTCGGGCGCGCCGCAAGGACTGCCTTTCATTCCACCGGGAGCGCCCGCATGA